A single window of Oxyura jamaicensis isolate SHBP4307 breed ruddy duck chromosome 3, BPBGC_Ojam_1.0, whole genome shotgun sequence DNA harbors:
- the GGPS1 gene encoding geranylgeranyl pyrophosphate synthase isoform X1 — protein MDGMDETSKRILEPYQYLLQLPGKQVRTKLSQAFNHWLNVPEDKIQVIIEVTEMLHNASLLVDDIEDNSKLRRGFPVAHSIYGIPSVINCANYVYFLGLEKVLTLDHPDAVKVFTRQLLELHKGQGLDIYWRDTYTCPTEAEYKAMVLQKTGGLFGLAVGLMQLFSNYKEDLKPLLNTLGLFFQIRDDYANLHSKEYSENKSFCEDLTEGKFSFPTIHAIWSKPESTQVQNILRQRTENIDIKKYCVHYLENVGSFEYTRNTLKELESEAYKQIESLGGNPELVALVEQLSKMFKETEN, from the exons ATGGATGGGATGGATGAAACATCTAAAAGAATCCTAGAGCCATACCAGTATTTACTTCAACTACCAG GTAAACAAGTGAGAACCAAACTGTCACAGGCTTTTAATCACTGGCTGAATGTTCCAGAAGATAAGATACAG gttaTTATTGAAGTGACAGAGATGTTGCACAATGCAAGCCTGCTTGTGGATGATATTGAAGATAACTCAAAGCTACGACGGGGCTTTCCAGTGGCTCACAGTATCTATGGAATTCCATCAGTAATCAACTGTGCTAATTATGTGTATTTCCTTGGCTTAGAGAAGGTCTTAACCCTTGATCACCCAGATGCTGTTAAAGTCTTTACCCGTCAGCTACTGGAACTCCATAAAGGTCAAGGCTTGGATATTTACTGGAGAGATACTTACACTTGTCCTACAGAAGCTGAATACAAAGCTATGGTACTACAAAAGACAGGTGGTCTCTTTGGATTGGCTGTAGGCCTCATGCAGCTCTTCTCAAATTATAAAGAAGACTTAAAACCACTTCTTAACACACTTGGTCTCTTCTTCCAAATAAGAGATGACTATGCCAACTTGCACTCCAAAGAATATAGTGAAAACAAGAGTTTTTGTGAAGACTTAACTGAGGGCAAGTTCTCATTCCCAACCATTCATGCAATTTGGTCAAAACCTGAAAGTACTCAGGTGCAAAACATTTTACGccaaaggacagaaaacatagatataaaaaaatactgtgtgcaTTACCTTGAAAATGTGGGTTCATTTGAGTACACTCGGAATACGTTAAAAGAGCTTGAATCTGAAGCCTATAAACAAATTGAATCACTAGGTGGAAACCCTGAGCTTGTAGCACTAGTTGAACAGCTGAGCAAAATGttcaaagaaactgaaaactaa
- the GGPS1 gene encoding geranylgeranyl pyrophosphate synthase isoform X2 gives MLHNASLLVDDIEDNSKLRRGFPVAHSIYGIPSVINCANYVYFLGLEKVLTLDHPDAVKVFTRQLLELHKGQGLDIYWRDTYTCPTEAEYKAMVLQKTGGLFGLAVGLMQLFSNYKEDLKPLLNTLGLFFQIRDDYANLHSKEYSENKSFCEDLTEGKFSFPTIHAIWSKPESTQVQNILRQRTENIDIKKYCVHYLENVGSFEYTRNTLKELESEAYKQIESLGGNPELVALVEQLSKMFKETEN, from the coding sequence ATGTTGCACAATGCAAGCCTGCTTGTGGATGATATTGAAGATAACTCAAAGCTACGACGGGGCTTTCCAGTGGCTCACAGTATCTATGGAATTCCATCAGTAATCAACTGTGCTAATTATGTGTATTTCCTTGGCTTAGAGAAGGTCTTAACCCTTGATCACCCAGATGCTGTTAAAGTCTTTACCCGTCAGCTACTGGAACTCCATAAAGGTCAAGGCTTGGATATTTACTGGAGAGATACTTACACTTGTCCTACAGAAGCTGAATACAAAGCTATGGTACTACAAAAGACAGGTGGTCTCTTTGGATTGGCTGTAGGCCTCATGCAGCTCTTCTCAAATTATAAAGAAGACTTAAAACCACTTCTTAACACACTTGGTCTCTTCTTCCAAATAAGAGATGACTATGCCAACTTGCACTCCAAAGAATATAGTGAAAACAAGAGTTTTTGTGAAGACTTAACTGAGGGCAAGTTCTCATTCCCAACCATTCATGCAATTTGGTCAAAACCTGAAAGTACTCAGGTGCAAAACATTTTACGccaaaggacagaaaacatagatataaaaaaatactgtgtgcaTTACCTTGAAAATGTGGGTTCATTTGAGTACACTCGGAATACGTTAAAAGAGCTTGAATCTGAAGCCTATAAACAAATTGAATCACTAGGTGGAAACCCTGAGCTTGTAGCACTAGTTGAACAGCTGAGCAAAATGttcaaagaaactgaaaactaa